In the Campylobacter sputorum subsp. sputorum genome, CCTTTTGGCGTTTTCATTGTTTTAGCAAGCCTAACTCCTGGTGCATTCATTTTTGTGTGATCAACTTTAAAACTATCTAAAAGTGGCATTTTTTATCCTTTTTATAATGTATTAAATATCCTATCTCCAGCATCGCCAAGTCCAGGAACTATGTAACCTTTTTCGTTTAATTTTTCATCAATAGCTGCCAAATAAACATCAACATCTGGATAAATTTTGCTAAATTTCTCAATTCCTTGCGGTGCTGCTATTAAAGATATAAATTTAATGTCTTTAACGCCTTGCTCTTTTAAGTGCTTAACTGCACTTATAGCAGTAGAACCTGTTGCAAACATAGGATCTATTATGATGACTATATTTTTTTCAACATCTTTTGGCAATTTTGAGTAGTAAAATTCAGCTTGTAATGTTTTTTCATTTCTTTGAAATCCTAAAAAACCAACACTAGCATCTGGAATAAGCCTAAATACACCATCTAGCATACCAAGTGCAGCTCTTAAAATAGGACAAATAGTTACTTTTGTTTTTAGTTTTTTTGATTTTGTTTCGCAAATTGGAGTTTTTATAGTTGTGTCTTTTAGTTCAAAATCACTACAAGCTTCAAACAACATCAAATAAGTTATCTCATCAACTAATAAGCGAAACTGAAAAGGATCTGTGTTTTTATCTCTTAAAAAACTTAGTTTATGTTCAATTAATGGATGTGATATAAGTTTAATATTTTTCATTTTATACCTTAAAATTTAATAAATTTTAAGGTATTATATCAAAATTTAAATTCGCTTTGACTGAAAAATATTCAAAGTTTATTTTAAATAACTTCCTTGTGGAGTAGGCGTTGTTTGTATATCTTTATTTTCGTTTTTTGCACCACTTTTTTGCAAAGCATTTGGACCTTTTAGATAAGCGATTATAGAACCAAGTTCTGGATTTGAAGTTTTAAATGCAACTGGTCTCATAAGATCTCTATAATTTCCGCCATGATCGCTATCTACTTGATAGGCTCTAAAAGAAGATTCTATCTCTTCTGCACTTATTTGGCTTAATTTCTTAGATGTTCCCATAGCTCTTTTTGTGCCTTTTTCTCCATGACAGCTAAAACAGTTTGCTTTATATAGCTCTTCTCCCCTATTAACATCGTATGCATAGTTTGTATTTACACCAAAACTAATCCCGCCGCCAGTAGATGCCGGTGCTTGTGAGCGTTCATAAGTGTTTATGCTTACATTTTGATCTTTAGCATATTTTTGTATCAAATTTTGAAGCTCTTTTCCAAATTCACCTTTAGCTTCTATAACATAAGTTTCTGCAGCAAAAACAATGTTTGATAAAAGCAACAAAGAGGCAATATGTAAAATTTTTTTCATACAGTAAATCCTTTTTTAAATTTAAAAAGTAAGATTATATCAAAAAAAGGCTAATAATTAGAAATATCATTTAAAGCACCAAGTAAATAATCCAGATCATCTTTATTGTGCGTGTAATGTAATCCTATCCTAACAAAGCCGGGACGCTCTTTAAAATATCCATCATCTTGTAAATTTAATAAATCATGACCATATGGACCAGCACAAGCACACCCTGCTCTTGCTTGGATGCCAAATTTATTGCTTAAAATTTCTGTTATATCATAAGGAGATTTATCTTTAAAATTAAAAGAATAAATAGGCAATCGTGATTGATTTTTTGGATAATATGTAATGATATTTTTTATACTTTCAAATTTTGGCTCAAAATAACTTTTAAGTTCTAACTCTTTATTTTTTATATTTTCAAATCCTAACTGATTTCTTATCCTATAAGCAAGATGAGCCCTTATAAGCTGTATTATACCAGGTGTTCCGCCCTGCTCTAGTTGCTCTTTATCATGAATAAAACTTTGCGAAATTCTACTTACATATGAAACAGTGCCGCCTCCTGCAAAAGTTGGAAGATTGCTTTTGCAAAGTTCTTTTTTTATTATAAGCAAACCAGAGCTTCCAATGCCTCCTATTAATTTATGAGGAGATAAAAACATAGCATCATAAAAATTACAATCTAAATTTCCATATGGGCTATAAGTAGAGCTATCAAGAGCCAAAATGCCGTTGTATTTTTTAACAAGCCTATATATTTCTTTATAGTTACTAAAAATTCCAGTAACATTTGAAGAGACATTAAAACTCGCAATTATCTCTCTATTTTGATTTTTTTTAAGCACATCTTCAAGCATATTCATATCGACATTTTTATTATTATCAAATTTTATTCTAACACACTCACAAAGTGCCAATCTCGCACTCACTTCATTTGAATGATGTTCATAAGGGCCAACTATAAAAAGAGGTATATTTTTTATGTCGCTATTTTTTAGATTTAGTCTATTTCTTAGCATTGGTGGAATATAAATTCCAAGCAATTCTTGAAATTTTTTCATAGCCCCGCTTGAGCCGTATCCACAAGGCATAAGGTAAAATTCATCATTTAACTCAAGTAGTTTTTTAAGCTCTCTTCTGGCTTTTTCATAATGCTGTGTTGTGGTTCTTGCACAACTTGAACATTCAGAGTGTGTGTTTGCATATGTTAAAAGTATCGATGAAATTTGCTCTTCTACGCTTTTACAAGCAAGTCCGGAGGCCGTAAAATCAAAATAATAAATTCCATCTTTTAAAATAATATCTTTTTTTAAATCTTCAAAAGTCAATATCTTTTCCAATCTTTTTAAAAATTGCAAAATTATAACAAAAATATGTTAAAATACACGAAAGGAGTATGAAAATTTATACTTTAAAATCCACTTATCAAACACATAAACATTTAGATATATATTCTTTGATAGAATTTCATTTTGTATTTGATGCATATGAAATAACTCCAAAGTATTATGATGTATTTGAGGCTATTAGATATGAAATTTTATATAAAGTTGATGAGCTAAAAAAAAGATTTTATTTTGATAGCAAACATCAAAAACTTATATCAAAAGCACTTTATAAGTTATCCAAAAACGATAGAAAACAAAACTATGTTTTTAAGCTTTTTCCAAGAGGATTAGCTCATATTATCTATACAAATATTTTATTTAGTGATCTTATTTACATAGAAAAAAGTAGCGAAAAACCTATCATAAAAGATAAAAAAGAAAAGATAAAAAAAGAACTAAGAAGATACACCATACAGGATAAACTCCATTTTAAAAATAATTTTACAAGATTTTGGTTTAGATTTATAGAGCCAAATTTAAAATTAATAGAGCTTGGTAAATATGATTTGATGATGGAAATTATAATGGAAGATTTTGATAATTACGCAAGTTTGCCATTTGAACTTCTTGCTAAAGAAATCATAGCAAGTAGGCTTAAAATCCCACCATTTGAGATAGTAAGTTACTGGGATAAAGATATCGAGATAGATATATTTATAAAATCCAAAATTGGCTATATAGTTGGCGAAGTAAAATATAAAAATAAAAAAATTTGTAAAAATGTTATAAATGTTTTACTTAAAAAATGCGATAAACTTGGCATAAAACCAGCAAAAATAGTTTTGATTTCAAAAAGTGGTTTTAGCAATGAGCTTTTAAAAGAAAAAAATGAAAATATTACACTTTTTAGTATAGAAAATTTTAAGGAATTGCTATGAATAACAACAAAGATATAAAAAATAGTTTAGAAAATCTTATAGAACAAACTTATTTGATAGAAAAAGAGTATAAAGCGTTAAATGAATCATATATTAGTTTGCAAAGTTTTATAAAAAGCATAGTAGAAGCACTTCCAACTGCCCTTTGGGTTATAAATCAAGATGGAAGTGTATTTTTGCAAAATAGCGAAGCTGAGAGTTTGGGATTTTTGCTTGAACTTATAAATTTAAAAGAACCAAGGCAAGAAATAAATTTAAAAGCGTCATATTTTCAAGTTATTATAAAACAAAAAGATGACAAAACTATAATCTCTGCAAATGATATAACAAATGAAAAAAGAAGCGAAAGGCTAGCATCTATGGGGCAAGTTTCAGCTCATCTTGCTCATGAGATAAGAAACCCAATAGGTTCAATTGCCCTACTTTCATCAACTCTTTTAAAAAGAATTGATGATAAAAATAAACCGATATTAGAAGAGATGCAAAAGGCTATTTGGAGAGTTGAGCGTATCATAAAAGCAACACTGCTTTTTACAAAAGGTGTTGTGCCAAACAAATATAAATTTGATCTAATTTCTTTAAAAAACGAGTGTGAAGATGTTGTTAAATTATACACATATTCAAAAGATATATCATTTGAATTTAAATTTGAAAGTTGTCCTTATGTTGGCGATAAAGACTTGCTTTCTATGGTATTTCAAAATTTAATTTTTAATGCAATTGATGCTATAGAAAGTGATGATAACGATAGTGGAAAAGTTGAGATAAATTTTTATAAAACTAATACCACTTATGAGTTTGAAGTGTATGATAGCGGTGTTGCCATAGAAGACGACAATATACTTTTTGAGCCATTTAAAACAACAAAATTAAAAGGAAATGGGCTA is a window encoding:
- the upp gene encoding uracil phosphoribosyltransferase, with amino-acid sequence MKNIKLISHPLIEHKLSFLRDKNTDPFQFRLLVDEITYLMLFEACSDFELKDTTIKTPICETKSKKLKTKVTICPILRAALGMLDGVFRLIPDASVGFLGFQRNEKTLQAEFYYSKLPKDVEKNIVIIIDPMFATGSTAISAVKHLKEQGVKDIKFISLIAAPQGIEKFSKIYPDVDVYLAAIDEKLNEKGYIVPGLGDAGDRIFNTL
- a CDS encoding c-type cytochrome yields the protein MKKILHIASLLLLSNIVFAAETYVIEAKGEFGKELQNLIQKYAKDQNVSINTYERSQAPASTGGGISFGVNTNYAYDVNRGEELYKANCFSCHGEKGTKRAMGTSKKLSQISAEEIESSFRAYQVDSDHGGNYRDLMRPVAFKTSNPELGSIIAYLKGPNALQKSGAKNENKDIQTTPTPQGSYLK
- a CDS encoding aminotransferase class V-fold PLP-dependent enzyme, which translates into the protein MTFEDLKKDIILKDGIYYFDFTASGLACKSVEEQISSILLTYANTHSECSSCARTTTQHYEKARRELKKLLELNDEFYLMPCGYGSSGAMKKFQELLGIYIPPMLRNRLNLKNSDIKNIPLFIVGPYEHHSNEVSARLALCECVRIKFDNNKNVDMNMLEDVLKKNQNREIIASFNVSSNVTGIFSNYKEIYRLVKKYNGILALDSSTYSPYGNLDCNFYDAMFLSPHKLIGGIGSSGLLIIKKELCKSNLPTFAGGGTVSYVSRISQSFIHDKEQLEQGGTPGIIQLIRAHLAYRIRNQLGFENIKNKELELKSYFEPKFESIKNIITYYPKNQSRLPIYSFNFKDKSPYDITEILSNKFGIQARAGCACAGPYGHDLLNLQDDGYFKERPGFVRIGLHYTHNKDDLDYLLGALNDISNY
- a CDS encoding DUF234 domain-containing protein, with protein sequence MKIYTLKSTYQTHKHLDIYSLIEFHFVFDAYEITPKYYDVFEAIRYEILYKVDELKKRFYFDSKHQKLISKALYKLSKNDRKQNYVFKLFPRGLAHIIYTNILFSDLIYIEKSSEKPIIKDKKEKIKKELRRYTIQDKLHFKNNFTRFWFRFIEPNLKLIELGKYDLMMEIIMEDFDNYASLPFELLAKEIIASRLKIPPFEIVSYWDKDIEIDIFIKSKIGYIVGEVKYKNKKICKNVINVLLKKCDKLGIKPAKIVLISKSGFSNELLKEKNENITLFSIENFKELL
- a CDS encoding sensor histidine kinase — translated: MNNNKDIKNSLENLIEQTYLIEKEYKALNESYISLQSFIKSIVEALPTALWVINQDGSVFLQNSEAESLGFLLELINLKEPRQEINLKASYFQVIIKQKDDKTIISANDITNEKRSERLASMGQVSAHLAHEIRNPIGSIALLSSTLLKRIDDKNKPILEEMQKAIWRVERIIKATLLFTKGVVPNKYKFDLISLKNECEDVVKLYTYSKDISFEFKFESCPYVGDKDLLSMVFQNLIFNAIDAIESDDNDSGKVEINFYKTNTTYEFEVYDSGVAIEDDNILFEPFKTTKLKGNGLGLSLCKQIIKAHDGEICIKNSPKRFCVSLKI